Genomic window (Lewinellaceae bacterium):
AATTCAATATCCAGCAGGTAACAGCCGCTGCGGCGTTTCAGCTCGATCGACCTCGACCCGTATTCATCGCCGTGGCAATACCTGGCCACTTCCTTGGCATTTATCAGCTCGGCAGGCAGTCGGAACATCAGCCGCTTCATCCCCCAATTGGAGAAGTAGAGCATGGCGTCGAAGTACTTTTCGAGTACCGTCTCCGGGTTGTGCCGGAAGTCGCTGTAATGATAAATGAAGGTGGCCGAATGGCTGGTCACCTGCCCCCGGCTGGAAAGGCCGTCTACTTCGCGGCGCTCGCTCTCGTTCAGCGGCCGGTCGATGGACTTGAATTTGTAGCATTGGAATTCGCCCATGGTGGATTGGTTTGTTGTTATTGACTAGTGCATATACTTTGGCAACGCCCCCTCTTCTCGTGCATGCTTCAACAACTCCAAAAGATTGCCCCTGGGTTGTACGCCATTTTCAATGGCAGTTTCCAATTCCCTTACAATATGATCTTTTTCCCTATAATCAAACAACATCCTGATCAATACATAAAGTTTGATCTCTTCCCCATGCTCATAGTGGTGGTCTTTAAAAAACTGAATAGCTTCTTCGTGTTCGTCAAGGTGGACGTGTAACCTGAATATTAATTCGGTGAGGTTGTTGTGTTTTTCCTGCACGTAAAATGATTCCATAGAGGAAGAGAACCTTCCTTTCTCTCGTTGTCCAGGTTTGAATCCATTGGCCTTCATAAACTGTTTCGATTTATCAATCGCAGCGTATTTCAAATCAGGAGTGTTCAATTGTTCAATCAGTATTTCCATTAAATCGGAATACAGCGTCTCCCGATCGAGGTAGTTATCCATGATGAGGCCGATCCCTTTATCCACAAGCGCTATTTTGCCCATGGCCTTTTCGCGCACCTCCAGTACCGTGTTATAAAATAGGGTTTGTTCAATGCCAATAGACCGAAAGGGGTCTTCTGCTGAGAAATACTGATAGCCACAAGCCTCACACATCAATTCATATAAATCGGACAAAAGGCTGGCTTGCATTTCCAGGTTCTTATCTGCCCTTTTGAGCTTGATCAACTCCTTATGCCATTTCATAACTTTAAACCGCCACTTTGGCCGCTCTCGTTTAGAAATAACCCTATTGGGCGCCAGGTAGTATTGTTCGCGGGCATGGACGAGAAAATCCTTGACATCTTGCTCTATCTCGTCAAGGCTGAGCGCTGTATTGTTATCTTTTGCAACTTTTCCTGCACCGCCACCCGGATGGTCTACCAGCGCATCAATATCGGCATCTATCCGCTTTGCTTTGGGTATAAGTTTGTAAAATTCCGCCGCCAACTTAATGACTTCGTCTTTTTTCAGCTTTGACAATTTCATTCGCAATTCGCCAACTTTCATTTTTAATGCACTTTGATTTGGAGGCAAAATACGCTTTTCTCTCATTTTTGCAATGTGTTCTGATTACACCCCAAGGCTACCTTTCTAACATTGGCCACCCGGAAGCCTGGCCTCCCATTGTCCCATACACCGTACACAGGCCACGACACCGCTGAGCCCGTACACCCTGCCCGCCTGGCCAGGTTCCAGCCGGCCTGGCAGGCAGGCGTACACTTCCCCGGCAGCCTCTGACCAACCTTAGACGGATACCCCACCACAAACTCCGTGCAATCAAGATGATCGCCGCACGAATGTCCTATTGCACCCTCACCTCAAACTCCGCCTGCACATCCGTCTCCCCCGTATTGCAAGCATCAGCCGCAGCCTTATCCGGCTCGTGCTTGAGCACGACGGTGAGGGTGCCATTGCCTGCCTGGCCGGTTTCCAGTTCCGTTTCCAGGCCGAGGGGGGCGCCGTTGCCGTCGGTATCCAGCGTAACGGGGATGTCCAGCACGCCCGTGGCGGCGAAGCAGATGAGGTGCGCCTCGGCTTCCTCCCGCACTTCCGCAGTAATATCCTTCACATTGCTGGCACTCGATTCATCTTTGAATTCGATGTCCAGTTGGTAGGTGGTATTGGCGGCCAGGGTGATATCCTCCGAGGTAGGCGGGTTGCCGCCGTCCCCATCCGGGTCGGTGAATTTGAAAGCGGAGGCGCCTCCGTCCGGCGCGGTAAAGGTGAGCACGACGGTGGTGATCAGTTCCTGCTCGTTGGAGGGCGGCGTATCGTCGTCCTTTTGGCAGCCCGTCCAGATAAGGGCGGAAACAGCGAAGAGAAGGAGTAAAAAACGAATAGATATTGAAACATTAGAAGTCATCTGAGTTAATTTTTAGTTTATGATGAATTTAAAAGCTAAGGAATCCTTAATAATCCCACGCAACCTTGCCTTCGCTGCGCTCGTCCGGATAACAATTTTGCGAGACGCCAAGCGGCCTGGCCACTACGGGCCCGTGCAGGCAGGCAACCATCCAGCCATTTCACCCTGAGCTTGTCGAAGGGCAACCATTTAACCATCCCCAAACGGCACCCGCAAATGCACCGACACATTGCGCCCCGTCTCATCCGCGAAGTAGCGGAATCGGTTGAGGTACTGCCGGTAGCTGGCATTGAACATGTTGAAAACGGCCAGGCTCACTTCCAGGGGTTGTTTGCCGAGGCGGAACTGCGCCCCTCCCTCCAGCTTGAAACGCGTATGCCCAGGCGGCGGCGGAGCGTAGTCGATCCCTGCCGGGTGAGCGGAGTCGAATCCCGGCACCCGCGTTTGTTCCAGGACATTGATCATGGCCAGGCGTAGGTAGGGAGCCGTTTTATCATCTTCCCCGAAGCTGTATCGCAGGGCGTGCTCGAACTGGTCAGGCGGCATGAGGCTGAGGTGCTCCTCCCGGCTACGATTCCAGGCGCGCAGCAGCGAGGCCTGGCTTTCCAGCCGCAGCCCCGGCATTGCTTCGTATGCCAGTTGCCAGTCGAGCCCCATCAGGCGGGCGTCGGCCTGAGCGTAGCCAAAAGCCGGGAAAGCGCCGCGGATGGTCAGCACCGGTTCTGCCTGCGGTTCGAGGAAGATAAAATGGTCGATGACATTGTAGAATAGGCTGAGCGTAGCGCTCAGCTTGTCTTTATCGTTCAGTTCAATCGTGAAGCTGCCGTTGTAGGCTCGCTCCGGTTGCAAGTCCGGGTCGCCCGTTTCGAAGGAGGCGGCGCCGTGGTGCACGCCGTCGCTGAACAGTTCGTTGACGTTGGGTGCGCGCCAGGCCGTGCCGAAGTTGAAGCGCAGCTCTACCAGCCTGGGGAAGCGGTAGATGGCTCCGATCGTGCCGGAGAGGTTGCGAAAAGCCAGTTGCCGGTTGATGGTGTCCCGCCCCTGCAGGCCGACATCCATCCACTGGTAATCGTAGCGCAGGCCGCCTTCCACTTCCAGGGGGAAGGGGAAGTTTTTCCAGCGCTCGATCCAGAAGAAACCGGCCGTATAGTTTTCGTAATTAGGAATCAGGGCTCCGCGGTCGGTGGTATTGGCCTGCTGCATAAAGTGAGCGCCGATACTGCCCCGCAACAAGTGGATGGGCTGGTGTTCCCAGCTCAGCTCGGCGGTGTGGGTAGTGATCTCGAACTCGATCTGCGGCTCGTCGAAGTTGCCGGGCAGGCTGCCGTAGGCACGGTGGGCGTCGAACTCCTGCCTTCGGTTGAACTGCCGCGCCAGCTGTAGCTGTAAAGTACCCAACTCGCCGGTTTCCAAAGCGCCTTTCCACTTAAACAGCTCGTGGTAAATGCGCTGCTGGGGGCGGCCCAGTTCGTAGGAGAAGGCGCCATCCTGGAGGGGGCGTTCCCGTTCGATGGCATTCGCCAGGTCGGTCAGGTTGCCGATGTGAGAACCCCTGAAGATGCCCAGTTGGGTGTAAAAGCGGGAGAAGAACAGCTCGGTGTTCCACTGCTCCTTTTTCAAACCCAGGGCCCAGGAGAAGTTGAGTTCCTCCACGCCGGTATTCTCCAGGAAGTAGGCAGGCGTCCGGAGGTTGCCGCCCCGCTTGACGGTGCCCTGCAGGCGGCCGCTGATGGGCAGTTTGCCCTTGAGCGCCCCTTCTATCATTCCGGAAGCCAGCCCGGTGCGGCCGTTGCTGAGGCCCTGCAGGTTGATTTCTCCTCCTATGCCAGGCTTTTCCCGCAGGGGGCGGGGGGCTATCAATATCACGCCGCCGATGGCGTCGGCTCCGTAGCGCACGCTGCTCGCCCCTTTGATTACTGTTACTTTATCGGCGAGGAAAGGGTCAATTGCCGGAGCGTGCTCGTTGCCCCACTGCTGGCCTTCCTGCCGGACGCCGTTGTTGAGCAGGAGCACCCGGTTGCTGTGCAGGCCCTGGATGACCGGCTTGGCGATGGTGGCGCCGGTGTTGAGCACGGTTACGCCGGGCAGCTTCTCGATGGCGTTGCCCAGGGAAAGCCCTCGTTCGGAACTCAGCTGGGCGGCATCGAGCGTGGCGCTGGCGCCTGTTGCCTTTACCGGTTCGGCTTTACCTTTGACCACTATTTCTTCCATGAAGATACCGTGAGATTCGAGCAGGAAATCCTTTTGGGTATCTTCGGTAAGGGTAATATGGTGCGCTACGTGATCACAATTGACGTGCGAACACACGATGGTATAAGAACCTTCGCAGATGCTATCGATGAGGTATACCCCATTTTCGTCGGCCATAGCGCCAATATGGCTGCCCGCGATAGCTACATTGGCGAAAGCCACCGGCTCCTGGGTATGTGCGTCGACAACTTTCCCTTGCAGGGTAATGTCGCAGCGGTTTTGCGCCGTCAGCGCCTGGGCGCCGACAGACAATACCAGGAGCCATTGCCACTTAAGCAATAGCTTCTTCTTCATGTTTTGCCTGTCTTTTCAGTCAATTCTCGGAATGAGGCATTCGCGCATCGCCACAAAAACACGAAGACACAAAATCCGCACGAAAATTGTTCTCCTTGCCTTTCCGGCCGGATTAGGCAGGGTGAAGGCCTCATCAGGAAAATTGCTGTTTCTTCTTGATACAAAAATATTGCTACGCAAAAGAGGCAAAACAAGGCGGGCCGCGCTCCCGGATGTGGGAGAGGCTGGGATGAGTGTGAGAAAAGGAATATTCAAATTGTTTTTCCACCCGCAGAGAAGGCCTGGAAGTGTGGGCCACCGGGGGCTCCGCTTCCAGAAATTGGGTGTAATGGATGAGGCAGAGGGTGCAGTCGTGGTGTTTCAGTTCTTCGCCGTGCAGGTGGTGGTCATTGCCGCTGGCTTCGCAGGCTACGATGGCCTCGTGGTGTTCCAAAAGGTGGTGAGCATCCCTCATGCCGATGGGCAGGAGGAAGATCAGGAGCAGGCCAAAACTCCCTATAAGACGATATGTCGACTGCCTCAACACTTTTAAGGGATAAGCGCTATTTATGCTTTTTACAACACCCAAGATAACGTAATGTTTTTTGATAATCCTATTTGGAGATGCGAATTATTATGGCAATCGCATGAAATGGGATCGACCTTGAAAAGGTCGTATGTTTATAGGAAACGATGTTTTAAGCCCTCCCGACCTCGCAGAGGTCGTACATCTACCCGTTTGTACGACCTCTTTGAGGTCGAAAATTTAATTATACGGGATAATTCTATAGACGTTTGACCCGCTTCGGGGTCAAAACATATTTCATGCAATTGCCTTGTGCGAATTATGGTTAATTCGCAATTAAAGAAATCTTCCTATCTTCCCCGGCAGAACAAATACTCAAGACTATGCCTTCTTTTCCACGTTTCGCACCGCTGGCATTCCTGGCTTTCCTATTGTTTGCCACCTGTTCCAAAGAAGCGGCCGAAGACCCCGTCAACCATCTCCCCGAGATCGATACGCCCATGGAGGTGCTGGCTTACGCCGACTCTCAGTTCGTTTATGCCATTCCGGTAGAGGATGTGGATGGAGACATGGTGACGGTGACAGTGGAAGGCCTGCCCGGCTGGCTCAGTTTTGAAGCGGGCAGCCGCAAGCTGAGGGGCACGCCCTCCCGGCAGGACGAAGGCGTACGCGAGCTAACCATCATCGCCGATGACGGGAAAGGGCAGCGCAGCCGGAAACTCGCCATTCGGGTGGCGGTGCTCCTTACGCTTCAGGAAAAGCTGGATATGGAGCTGCTTCAGCATTTTCAACTGACCACTGCCGGCATCCTGGGCGTTTCGGCGGCGGTGGCCACGCCGGAAGGCGAATTGCTGGCCTCCACGGCCGGCCGGCACAGTTACTACAGCGGCGCCCCTCTCGATCCAAGCTACCGTTACCGGATGGCCAGCGTGTCTAAAATATTTACAGCCGCCCTGATCCTTCGCCTGGCGGAAGAAGGCTACTTTCAGCTGGACAGCCCGGTGCAGGACTACCTGGCCATAGACGGGCTGGAGTACAGCGAGGCCATCACCATCCGGCAGTTGCTGAGCCACACGGCCGGGCTGGTGGACCATCTCAACAGCAGCGATTTCTTTACCGGCAACTGGATGTCCCGTATCTGGACGAATCAGGATATCATCAGCTACGCCGTGCAGAAAGGGATGTTGTTCGAACCGGGCACTTCCTACGCCTATTCCAATACCGGGTTTTACTTCCTGGGCGCTTTAGCCGAGAAGGTGACCGGGCTTCCTTTGCGGCAGGCCTTTAAGCAGTGGATATTCGAACCTTTGGGGCTGGAACAAACCCTGTACGATGACTTCAGCAACCCAGCCAATAAGATCGATAACCTGGCGGAGAACATCCGCGCCTACGAATACCACCTCTCGGCAGTAGGCGCCGCCGGGGCTATCGTCTCCACGCCCACCGATGTGGCGAAATTCGGCCTGGCGGTATACGGCGGCGGATTCCTCAGCCCCGCCTCTCTGGAGCAGATGACTACCGACTACGGCTTTGCCGCCGGCGGAGACCACTACGGCCTGGGCACCCGCTTGTGGGACGACCACGGCATCATCCATCACGGCCATACCGGGGCGTTGATGGACTACCGCACCATTCTGATGTACGTTCCGGCCAAAGGAATCTGCATCGTGCTGGCCACCAATGACCCGCATAGCCGGTGGTTCGACCTGGTAAATGGCCTGCTGGTGGATATTGTGCAGTTTTACTGAATAAACCATTCAAAATGTTAAAGTCAGGACGAAGGCCCCTATTTTTCTGTAACTAAATGCTGGAATTGTCGTTGAATATTTCGTATATATGTCTTCGGGTAATTTCGGGATCAATATCCTTTGGCTTTAGTTCATCTATTTTAAAAAACCTTGGCGGCACACATGAAACACATCCGTTGGCCCCTGGCAGCCTTTGTTCTAGCCTTGTCCTGCCTGATCGTTGCGATCGCAGACCCCTTCAATACGCCTCCCATCTTCGTGGAGCCGCACGGTACGTATATTCAGGCCTTCACCGAATCACCCTTTGAACTGGATATTGAAGTCGAAGATATTGACGATGATGTATTGAAGGTCACGGCCCACAACCTCCCGGACTGGCTCACCTTCGACCCCTACCTGGTGCAGTTGTACGGCAACCCTGCGCGAGCGGACAAAGGCGAATACGTGATCACCATCAAGGCCGATGACGGCCGGGTGGTCCGCACCAAGATGATCAGCCTGGATGTGGAGTACGGCCATTCGGTACAGCAGCACCTGAATGAGGCTTTTTCCAGCCTTTACGAAACAGAGACTACCAACCTGCTGGGCGCTTCAGCGGCCATCATCACGCCCGACGGCGCCCTGCATACCTCCACCATGGGGCGGAGCAACCCCTGGAACAATGATGCGGTAAGCCCCAACCACCGCTACCGGGTGGCCAGCGTTTCGAAGTTGTTCACCTCTGCCCTGATCCTACGCCTCGTGGAGGAAGGGCGCTTCCAACTGGATGACAAACTCTACGATTACCTGCCGCTCGAGAACATACCCTACAGCAAAGAAGTGACCATCCGGCAGTTGCTTAGCCACACGGCCGGCGTTATCGACCACCTCAACCACCCCTCGTTTTACCGCGGCAACTGGAAATACCGCACCTGGAATGCCAGCGACATCCATTACTTCGCTTCCCGCCGCCGCGCGCGCTTCAAGCCGGGGCAGGGTTACGCCTATTCCAATACCGGTTTTTACCTGTTGGGGGAGCTTATAGAAAAGGTGCTGGAAAAGCCATTGGCGGAAGCCTACCAAGAATACATCTTCGACCCGCTGAACCTCCAACAAACCATTTACGACGATTTCAGCACCCGCCGCCATAAGATCGACAGCCTGGCTGAGAACGGCAGGGCCTACGAATACCATCAATCGGCGGTGGGCGCCGCCGGCGCCATCGTCTCAACGCCCAGCGATATCGCCCGCTTCGGCCATGCCCTTTATACCGGCAAGCTGGTCAGCGACACTTCCCTTCAGGAGATGATCAAAGACATCGGCAATGCTGCCGGCGGCGACCACTACGGCCTGGGCATGCGCCTGTGGGACGACAACGGCATCCTCCACATGGGCCATACCGGCGCGCTGATGGGCTACCGCGCCATCCTGATGTACCTGCCCGAATACGGCGTGACCATCGCCCTGGCCACCAACGGCCAGCACTATAAGTGGCACGACCTGGTGAACGGCCTGATGATGGAAATGGCGGATTATTATCGTTAATTCCCCTCTACCATCTCCAGCTGATACAACAAAAACCGCGTCCGGAACTCATAGAAATCGATCAACTGCTCGGTCGACTGGCCGGAGCCGTGGCCGCTGTCGTAGTTGATGTACAGCAAGATGGGGTCTACCTGCCCGGGGTTGTTTTGCAGGGCAGCGACGAATTTTTTGGCGTGCAGCGGATCCACCCGGGAGTCGTTTTCCCCGGCGATGACTAAAGTCGTCGGGTGGTTGACGCCCATCCGGATGTTGTGGTAAGGCGAGTACTGCAGGATGTTCTGAAAGTCTTCCTTTTTGTCGGGGTCTCCGTACTCGGGAATCCAGTAGCGGGCGATGAGGAACTTATGGAAGCGGATCATATCCAGAAGCGGTACGGCGCAGGTCGCGGCTTTGAAGAGGTCGGGGCGCTGGGTGAGCACGGCGCCGACCAGCAGGCCGCCGTTGCTGCCGCCTTCCATGGCCAGCCTGCCGGTATTGGTGTAGCCCTCCCGGATCAGGTATTCGGCAGCGGCAATGAAGTCGTCGAAGGTATTTTGCTTTTTGAGCAGCATGCCGTCTTCGTGCCATTTCTCTCCGAACTCATCTCCTCCCCGGAGCCCCACCTCAGCGAAGACGCCGCCCCGGTTGATGAACATGGCGCGCAGGCCCACGAAGGAAGGGGAAATCCCGATGTTGAACCCGCCATAGCCATAGAGCAGGGTGGGGTTGTCGCCATTCAGCTCAACGCCCTTTTTGTGAACGATGAAAATAGGCACCCGAGCGCCATCTTTGGATTTAAAGAATTCGATCCGGGCTTCGATATCTTCGGTATTGACCGGCACTTCCTGTTCGTAGAACAGTTCCCATTCCAGCTTTTTATCCGCCAGTTTATTGGGGTCGAGGCGGAAGATTTTGGAGGGGCTGGTAAAGGTGCTCAGGCCCACGAAAACAGCGTCCACATCGCGGTTGTAGCTGACCCAGGAAATGTTGCCCACTTCCGGGGCTTCGATCTCCTTGATGAATGTGCCGTCGAGGGCGCAGAGGCGCAGGCGGCTGAGCACGTCTTTTTTCTCCTGGGCAATCAGGTAGTCGTCCGTCACGGTATAGCCTTCCAGGACGACGTCTTCTTTTTCGGGAATAAGCACTTTCCAGTTTTCGAAACCGGGCTTGCTTTTGTCGGCTGCCATCAGTTTGAAATTGGGCGCTTCGTGGTTGGTGTAGAAGTAGATTTTATCTCCGATGGCGTTGGGGGAAGCCCGGAATTTTTGGTTGGCGTAAATCTCCGCCGGTTCTGCCTTGGAGCCGATTTGCTTCATGCGCAGGGAGTGGGTGGCGTAGAAATCGCCTTCGCTGAAAAAGGTGAGGTCGCTGTAGCGGGTATCGAAAACCGAGGCGAAGTTCTTGGCGTCTTGTGGCACGACCAGGGTCAAATCTTCGCTGCGGGGGCTTCCGATCTTGTGGAGGCGGACCTCCACCGGTTTTTGCTGGTCGATCATTTCCTGGGTGCGCACCCACAAATAGGCGTGCTGCTCGTCTTTGGTCCAGGAGAAGTTGCGCAGCCCTTCTATGGGATCCCCCAGTATTTCACCGGTTTTGGTATCCAGGATATAATAAGTGCTGATCTCTGCTCCTTTAGACTGTACGCCCACGGCTACCCGCTCCGCCTTTTCGGTGAAATCCCGGCCTGTCATAGATGTTTTCCCGGAAGGGTCGAGCTTTTCCGGGTCGAACAGCAGGATGTCTTCCCCGTCGAGGCGGGTGTAGAGCTTGGACTGCTTGTCGCCTTTCTTGCGAATGGTGTAGAATTGCCGGTCGGCGACCAGCTGCATGGGGCTGATAACGTCGCGGTCGATGTAGGCCTGTATCTCATCGCGCAGGCCGGGCACTTCGGGGTAAGAACCGTTCACGTAATCGAGGGCCGATTCGTGCTGGGCGCGGCTCCACTTCTGTACTTTCGGGTCGTCTTTGTCTTCCAGCCAGCGGTAGGGGTCGGTCAGGTAGTATCCGTGCAGGGTGTCCGTTACAGGGTTCACATCAGTTTTAGGGAAAATGAATTGTGCTTTGGTAATATTCATTGTTGTGAGGCTAAATGCAGTTGCGAGCGCAAGATGCAGGATGGTACGTTTCATAAGGGGATTGGTTTGGATTTTATGGAGTGCAAATTTAGGGAAAC
Coding sequences:
- a CDS encoding type 1 periplasmic binding fold superfamily protein produces the protein MTSNVSISIRFLLLLFAVSALIWTGCQKDDDTPPSNEQELITTVVLTFTAPDGGASAFKFTDPDGDGGNPPTSEDITLAANTTYQLDIEFKDESSASNVKDITAEVREEAEAHLICFAATGVLDIPVTLDTDGNGAPLGLETELETGQAGNGTLTVVLKHEPDKAAADACNTGETDVQAEFEVRVQ
- a CDS encoding TonB-dependent receptor, whose amino-acid sequence is MKKKLLLKWQWLLVLSVGAQALTAQNRCDITLQGKVVDAHTQEPVAFANVAIAGSHIGAMADENGVYLIDSICEGSYTIVCSHVNCDHVAHHITLTEDTQKDFLLESHGIFMEEIVVKGKAEPVKATGASATLDAAQLSSERGLSLGNAIEKLPGVTVLNTGATIAKPVIQGLHSNRVLLLNNGVRQEGQQWGNEHAPAIDPFLADKVTVIKGASSVRYGADAIGGVILIAPRPLREKPGIGGEINLQGLSNGRTGLASGMIEGALKGKLPISGRLQGTVKRGGNLRTPAYFLENTGVEELNFSWALGLKKEQWNTELFFSRFYTQLGIFRGSHIGNLTDLANAIERERPLQDGAFSYELGRPQQRIYHELFKWKGALETGELGTLQLQLARQFNRRQEFDAHRAYGSLPGNFDEPQIEFEITTHTAELSWEHQPIHLLRGSIGAHFMQQANTTDRGALIPNYENYTAGFFWIERWKNFPFPLEVEGGLRYDYQWMDVGLQGRDTINRQLAFRNLSGTIGAIYRFPRLVELRFNFGTAWRAPNVNELFSDGVHHGAASFETGDPDLQPERAYNGSFTIELNDKDKLSATLSLFYNVIDHFIFLEPQAEPVLTIRGAFPAFGYAQADARLMGLDWQLAYEAMPGLRLESQASLLRAWNRSREEHLSLMPPDQFEHALRYSFGEDDKTAPYLRLAMINVLEQTRVPGFDSAHPAGIDYAPPPPGHTRFKLEGGAQFRLGKQPLEVSLAVFNMFNASYRQYLNRFRYFADETGRNVSVHLRVPFGDG
- a CDS encoding serine hydrolase, whose protein sequence is MPSFPRFAPLAFLAFLLFATCSKEAAEDPVNHLPEIDTPMEVLAYADSQFVYAIPVEDVDGDMVTVTVEGLPGWLSFEAGSRKLRGTPSRQDEGVRELTIIADDGKGQRSRKLAIRVAVLLTLQEKLDMELLQHFQLTTAGILGVSAAVATPEGELLASTAGRHSYYSGAPLDPSYRYRMASVSKIFTAALILRLAEEGYFQLDSPVQDYLAIDGLEYSEAITIRQLLSHTAGLVDHLNSSDFFTGNWMSRIWTNQDIISYAVQKGMLFEPGTSYAYSNTGFYFLGALAEKVTGLPLRQAFKQWIFEPLGLEQTLYDDFSNPANKIDNLAENIRAYEYHLSAVGAAGAIVSTPTDVAKFGLAVYGGGFLSPASLEQMTTDYGFAAGGDHYGLGTRLWDDHGIIHHGHTGALMDYRTILMYVPAKGICIVLATNDPHSRWFDLVNGLLVDIVQFY
- a CDS encoding serine hydrolase; this encodes MKHIRWPLAAFVLALSCLIVAIADPFNTPPIFVEPHGTYIQAFTESPFELDIEVEDIDDDVLKVTAHNLPDWLTFDPYLVQLYGNPARADKGEYVITIKADDGRVVRTKMISLDVEYGHSVQQHLNEAFSSLYETETTNLLGASAAIITPDGALHTSTMGRSNPWNNDAVSPNHRYRVASVSKLFTSALILRLVEEGRFQLDDKLYDYLPLENIPYSKEVTIRQLLSHTAGVIDHLNHPSFYRGNWKYRTWNASDIHYFASRRRARFKPGQGYAYSNTGFYLLGELIEKVLEKPLAEAYQEYIFDPLNLQQTIYDDFSTRRHKIDSLAENGRAYEYHQSAVGAAGAIVSTPSDIARFGHALYTGKLVSDTSLQEMIKDIGNAAGGDHYGLGMRLWDDNGILHMGHTGALMGYRAILMYLPEYGVTIALATNGQHYKWHDLVNGLMMEMADYYR
- a CDS encoding S9 family peptidase produces the protein MKRTILHLALATAFSLTTMNITKAQFIFPKTDVNPVTDTLHGYYLTDPYRWLEDKDDPKVQKWSRAQHESALDYVNGSYPEVPGLRDEIQAYIDRDVISPMQLVADRQFYTIRKKGDKQSKLYTRLDGEDILLFDPEKLDPSGKTSMTGRDFTEKAERVAVGVQSKGAEISTYYILDTKTGEILGDPIEGLRNFSWTKDEQHAYLWVRTQEMIDQQKPVEVRLHKIGSPRSEDLTLVVPQDAKNFASVFDTRYSDLTFFSEGDFYATHSLRMKQIGSKAEPAEIYANQKFRASPNAIGDKIYFYTNHEAPNFKLMAADKSKPGFENWKVLIPEKEDVVLEGYTVTDDYLIAQEKKDVLSRLRLCALDGTFIKEIEAPEVGNISWVSYNRDVDAVFVGLSTFTSPSKIFRLDPNKLADKKLEWELFYEQEVPVNTEDIEARIEFFKSKDGARVPIFIVHKKGVELNGDNPTLLYGYGGFNIGISPSFVGLRAMFINRGGVFAEVGLRGGDEFGEKWHEDGMLLKKQNTFDDFIAAAEYLIREGYTNTGRLAMEGGSNGGLLVGAVLTQRPDLFKAATCAVPLLDMIRFHKFLIARYWIPEYGDPDKKEDFQNILQYSPYHNIRMGVNHPTTLVIAGENDSRVDPLHAKKFVAALQNNPGQVDPILLYINYDSGHGSGQSTEQLIDFYEFRTRFLLYQLEMVEGN